Proteins encoded by one window of Cydia fagiglandana chromosome Z, ilCydFagi1.1, whole genome shotgun sequence:
- the LOC134678177 gene encoding LOW QUALITY PROTEIN: uncharacterized protein LOC134678177 (The sequence of the model RefSeq protein was modified relative to this genomic sequence to represent the inferred CDS: deleted 1 base in 1 codon; substituted 2 bases at 2 genomic stop codons) has protein sequence MFSSKQHLRKRTPENGTDREEFLSLLVDEYLNSNSYDAKCQVLANLANFGYDPVNYDYIRRVGVLDIFLYVLKNESDVTLLHFACAGICNLCIDHLNAEYVLANAGLKPIIDRLGSQHCETVADTITILISLYNKETKADIHTTEVIQRMHDLTKTDDKRLVNLASLFLNYIHSXNHGKSXMTALKMLSNRFPFLVANNKNYQKICKLHTTSFSSTAFKAGDKIRIQKTLTQKDLDAFSNLTSDHNPLHKNNGNKRPIVHGALLNGLVAGLIGTHLPGPGTVVVSQTMKFPNKCFVGEKLTISVELVDVRKILKVKFFCIVEEEKKVVFEGEAKLMLAKDC, from the exons ATGTTCTCTAGCAAACAACATCTTCGGAAACGTACTCCCGAAAATGGTACTGACCGAGAAGAGTTTTTGTCATTGTTAGTGGACGAGTATTTAAATTCCAATTCGTATG ATGCAAAGTGCCAAGTGTTAGCTAATTTGGCTAATTTTGGGTACGATCCCGTGAATTATGATTACATCCGACGAGTTGGTGTCCTAGACATTTTCCTGTATGTTTTGAAGAACGAATCTGACGTCACGTTGCTTCACTTCGCCTGTGCAGGGATTTGCAACTTGTGCATAG ATCATCTGAATGCAGAATACGTTTTGGCAAATGCCGGGTTAAAACCAATTATCGACCGGTTAGGAAGCCAACACTGTGAAACTGTTGCTGACACGATCACTATACTAATCAGTTTATACAACAAGGAGACAAAAGCTGATATACATACTACGGAAGTAATACAGCGCATGCACGACTTAACGAAAACGGATGACAAAAGGCTTGTAAATTTAGCTTCTTTGTTCCTCAATTATATTCACAGTTAGAATCATGG AAAAAGTTGAATGACTGCCCTCAAGATGTTGTCAAACAGATTTCCATTTCTAGTTGCCAACAACAAAAATTATCAGAAAATTTGTAAACTACACACGACATCGTTTAGCAGTACAGCTTTCAAGGCTGGCGATAAAATTCGAATACAAAAGACATTGACTCAGAAAGATCTCGATGCATTTTCAAATCTCACAAGTGATCATAATCCGCTGCACAAGAATAATGGGAACAAGAGGCCCATCGTCCACGGCGCGCTGCTGAACGGCCTGGTGGCCGGCCTCATCGGCACTCACCTGCCGGGCCCGGGCACCGTCGTCGTCTCTCAGACCATGAAGTTTCCTAATAAATGCTTTGTTGGTGAAAAGCTGACTATAAGCGTGGAACTGGTAGATGTTAGAAAGATCCTCAAAGTGAAGTTCTTTTGTATTGTTGAAGAGGAAAAGAAGGTTGTGTTCGAGGGTGAGGCTAAACTCATGCTAGCCAAAGACTGTTAA